In Populus alba chromosome 4, ASM523922v2, whole genome shotgun sequence, the genomic window ACCAATTCTGCACCGTGGAGTATTTAATCTCCGCACCCTCAGCACAATACAGCTCGACAACAGCAGCATGAAGTTGATTCTTATCATAAGAAGGTGCAGTACACCCCTCCAAATACTCCACAAAACTCCTATCTTCAGCAACAATCAAAGTTCTCTCAAACTGTCCAGTCTCCATCGCGTTAATCCTAAAATAAGTCGATATCTGCATGGGACACTTGGTATCTTTCGGTACATAGCAGAATGATCCATCACTAAACACAGCAGAATTCAAAGCAGCATAATAATTATCCTCGCTAGGCACAACTCTACCCAAATACTTCCTAACCAAATCAGGATACTTCTGTATTGCCTCTGAAATGGAACAAAATATAACACCAGCCTTCTCTAGAGTCTTCCTATGAGTAGTAGCTATAGAAACACTATCAAGAACAGCATCAACAGCAACATTCGCCAATCTATTCCTTTCAGTTAAAGGAATCCCCAatctatcaaaatatttaataagttCCGGGTCAGCTTCCTCTAAACTATTCACAGTAGGTTTCTTCTTAGGAGcagaataataacaaatatctTGAAAATCAATAATAGGGTATTCATTATCAGACCATTTaggttctttcaatttcaagaaTCTCTCAAAAGcattcaacctaaaatcaagcATCCAATCAGGTTCTTCTTTAAGTGAAGAAATTAGCCTTATTGTTTCTTTCGAAAGACCTTTAGGGATTGTAAAGGAATCAATATCCATATTGAATCCAAACTTCTCGTTGTAATCACGATTCCTTAAAATCTCTCTAATCTTATCATCAGAGCTAGTAGAAGAAGTACCGGTTGCTGCTGAATTACCTGGAACGGTCTTGACTGTCTTAGATTCAAACCCAACATCAGCACGGATCTTGAAAAGATTCAGTTTTGAAGGCTTAAAAAAGATGGGTTTTATCTGAAAGGAAAAGGGTTTGTTCAATTTTGGTGAATCTTTAATGGGTTTTGGAGAGAAGTGAGGGATAGTGTTTGATAACAAAGAAGCCATGGTTATGGTTTGTGGTTCAGACAAGAGGAGGAGAGCAAAGAAAGGTTAGTGcttgaaaagagaagaagtttGTGGTAGATTCCTTTGTTCTGTTAGCCATAAGTTTTAACGATTGGCTCGTGTCTCACACACGTACCCTTTGAACTGGCTAAAGGCCAAGGCTGTtctgtttttgacaattttgttaTAAACTTTTATGGGCAGTTTTTGAGTAATACATCTCAGGTATTTAATCCGGTGTAATTTGATGGATtgataaaaatgatttgttgatttaaaaCCTGTTTTAtatcaagttattttaattcaaGGCGGGTGTTCAGCTGATTAAACTTAGGTAACTTGATAGGTTTACTTAACAAAAACTTagttaattcaattaaatctaaatgatattgaatttatttaa contains:
- the LOC118059228 gene encoding iron-sulfur cluster assembly SufBD family protein ABCI8, chloroplastic, giving the protein MASLLSNTIPHFSPKPIKDSPKLNKPFSFQIKPIFFKPSKLNLFKIRADVGFESKTVKTVPGNSAATGTSSTSSDDKIREILRNRDYNEKFGFNMDIDSFTIPKGLSKETIRLISSLKEEPDWMLDFRLNAFERFLKLKEPKWSDNEYPIIDFQDICYYSAPKKKPTVNSLEEADPELIKYFDRLGIPLTERNRLANVAVDAVLDSVSIATTHRKTLEKAGVIFCSISEAIQKYPDLVRKYLGRVVPSEDNYYAALNSAVFSDGSFCYVPKDTKCPMQISTYFRINAMETGQFERTLIVAEDRSFVEYLEGCTAPSYDKNQLHAAVVELYCAEGAEIKYSTVQNWYAGDEQGKGGIYNFVTKRGLCAGDRSKISWTQVETGSAITWKYPSVVLEGDDTVGEFYSVALTNNYQQADTGTKMIHKGKNTRSRIISKGISVGHSRNCYRGLVQVQSKADNARNSSQCDSMLIGDTAAANTYPYIQVKNPTARVEHEASTSKIGEDQLFYFQQRGIDYEKAMAAMISGFCRDVFNELPDEFGSEVNQLMSLKLEGSVG